The Mangifera indica cultivar Alphonso chromosome 19, CATAS_Mindica_2.1, whole genome shotgun sequence nucleotide sequence ACCAACCATGAGGAACCATCTAAAAACAACTACTGAAAATTCATGGAGTGGGAAGAGAAAATTCAACACCAATAAagtaaacataaaaataaaacagaaaacaCATTATCAGATAAAGGCAAACGACACAGCATAAGAGTTTCTTTCACCTAATCACACAGCATGACCTATTGTTCTCTAGCAAACCAGAAGCTGACCAAGATTATGATTAGCACGCACTAACATCACTAATTAAACCCCAAATCACTCCTAATAGAATTCCTTACAGACCTACTTTTGTTTTCTAGGGTTTGAGGAAAATCAAACTCTTTGTTCACGTTTTCAAACCGTGTTTCGACTAATCTCCCCAAGAATCATCAAATCCCGTCATAATCAGGCATTATGTACATCACAAACTGTCGTTCACAGATCATACctaattatcattatcattaattCCAAGTGAAAACAGGTTAATGTCAAAGGCAAGATTCACTCcatctctttttcttcctttctttccgaTCTTCGATAATATTATAACAAGGATATTTCCagaacaaattaaataaataagattttaaattcaagaaaataataattgcaGTGAAGAGAGGGGTTTTCTTTAGTTTTTACCTCTGAAGAGCTGCTTTGAATCTAGAGAGAAAGAATAgtaacagagagagagagagagagagagagcggcTCTTTAGAGGATTGCAAAGAGAGCTAAGGCTTTGATGTGAGGGAAATAATAGGCTTGGAGACGGGTTTATATAGGAAATAACATGCCCATCTCGCCGCCCGTAATTTTCTCCGTCCACCGTTAAAATCCTCCCGGCGAGTTATTAATAAACcacactttttaatttttgtttatccaTCCAAGGAAATTGCAATTACAAAACGAGCCCCTGAAACCTCTGTATTTACATCATCTGCCTCCTCTGATTAGCTGTTCACTAAACTCCAACCACTGATCTAATGATTCAAATTAGGCAAGTGGACGGAAATCTAGAGATAAGATAAGGGTTAACATAGGTATTTCACATCcaaggataaaataattttaggggATTTATTTATGTGTATAATACTCACACGTAAAAATCTTGTGCTTATATTGTAAATGGACGTTGATCTCGTTCACTAGTGGGACCGAAAGAAATGCCACGTCGGCTTGGAGCGTTGATGAGTTTAATTGGACTCGTATTATAGGGCTTCATGATGACACGTATTAAATGACGAAAATTTTGCCATTTGTGAGATTGTTAAGGGTAAATATGTCCATTAAAATAGGTACAGCAGGGTTTGCTTGAGTCACATCCCACGTGCGCTCAAAGCGGAGGAGATCACTTTCCTATCTTAGGATAATTTTTGGCCCTCGTTTCAGTTGCTACTTTAAggacaatttttcaaatattttttaatccatctcgttaaaaaaaatacctattataaaattacaacatacacacacacacacacacacacacacacacacacacatatatatatatatataatataaagaataaatatcAAATCTGTTGGgtgtaatatatttatttaatttaaatttatgatgtGTATTatgtgttaatttaattaatttcatttactagtatttgaaataattgtttgaaaaagtgtatttgatttgaataatattttattattaataattaattaaaaattattagatataaattattattattataattaataaaaattgataattagttagaaataataaaaaaatattaatatattattttacttaaatatctttagttataattattataaaacatattttatattatttgtaatattaattgaaaataaaaatatttttatctttaaaattaagaaataaagatataataataataataataaaataaaattattttaataatttttaaatatttaaaataaaatatcattattaataataataaattattaaaaatatatattatcaaaataattttatatgacaGCGAACCAAACCATGAGTCATGAaccaaaataatttatatcgaaattcatgtatttatatttattttttttggttaattaggaagtttttaatatttgcTGTCTATTCTAAATCATGAATCCCTTGGAAAAACTTTGCAAGGTTTGTAATGCTCATCTCATGAATCATGACCAGGGGAGGGAAAAAGGTAATTAGAATTTAACGAggtagtttttatttatatgtaaaaagaCAAATATAGCCTCACTCACGCCGCATGCATTCATAGCCTCTGACTATATTCCATGGCGTTTGGTGCGCCACGCTCGCCTACCTTTTgccaaaatatatttatttatacatgaaATTACATACATACGTACATACATACCAAAACTAAGCATGCCCACCGTAGATTCCGTATAAACGAGTTGACTCAGTCAGCCCATGCCCATTTATGAGGAAGAATGAGGGCCATCCAGTGGCCGAGTCGACGGCCTAATCCATGGGAGATTCATTGTGAATTGTACGTGGTATTTCCCATTTTGGTAATGTGGGATATAAATAGAATTCAAAAAAGTACATTctagattaaatttatatagaaataaataaacattactataaattttattgatgggatttgccttttttttttttttctcctgacataatattgaaaatcaaacaagatgtaccaaatttatcaactttaaataaatacacaaataaaaaatgtgatgaaatattcgtttgtttttaatttaaaattatctaattatataaggatgtatatcaaatatatacttatttatatattgaaaataaatatatataattttattatatatctaatttctTGTATGTTATAAATCTAACATGTGCCCTAACATTTGTTATGGAGAAACAAATAGTCATATACACTGCAATggtatttataaatttcatttttctttttgtacataaaattaaagtaaaactCTTAAGGCAATCCCTGATACAAAATTTCCATTTGGTTTGATTCTCCACCTGCCACAAAATTTTTCTATGCTATTTCCCATATATAATGGATATggtttggtttcttttttttttgggaaattttgtTATGTTTCAAATATATGCTCTAACTAATAACGCCTTAAGTGCAATTGTAGTATATTTTGAATAGAAGAATATAGTTGAGAGTAACTTGGGGTTGCCGATTCTTATTGCTAGCCTTTccccaaaaattataaaaagctAGTGCCAATCAaacttaatataattgaatattatctaAGTCTGAATAGCCCTAAAAGGTCAGGGTTTAGGatttaaaatttagagtaaTTTGGTTGGCAGCCAAAAgaattattcccacccaatatttaatacattctcaaactcttACTCTCAATTTttcgaaaattcaaatacttaccTGTCATCCAACTTCTGTTATATTTAGTTATTAGttgtaagagaaaaaatattatttcattagtaatattaaaaaatatatgattttatctcattcctttttaggttttaaaaattgacaatttcaccttaattttaactttttttcaattttgaaaaatgatttttttctctccATCCTTAAGGCTTTTTTTTCCCCCTCTCTGACCATAGTCACTGTGTCCCCAGAGACTCTCTCTTCCCACCTTAAACCTTTGTCGATGCTTCCTCTCCGTCTTAGTGTTGAGCGATGCATTCTCTCTAGCAATTTGACCTAATCTAATAAATCTTGTTTTGTCAGCTTTGTCATTTGAAGTGAATACATCTCTATCTCTTCAGCTTCATCACACCAAAGCCTTCTTTAGAGAAGGATCTTCGACTAATCTTCATAAGTTTGACATGAACATATCTTCAACAGAAGGTTTCTACACACATCTTTATCAATGGGAGATTTTAACAACTTTAGTTCATGAATTGAAGATCTGTCTTTGATGTTTTCTCTCCATCAGCGAAGGTTTAGGATGAGAAGAAAGAGTTGTTGAGGACAATGACGGTGGCTCAAGatgaaggggaaaaaaaaaacttaatttggGGTTGGAgaagtaatttttcaaaaatagaaaatttgatattgaaataaaattgtacgtttttttaattttaggggataaaaaaaattatactttttaatattattaatggaATAACTTTTTTGTCCTTACAATTAATAGTTAAATGTTACTGATATTAAATGATAAGtgaaagttttcaaaaaattaagagtGGAATGCATCATATgatgggtgggaataagtcctttagcctttaACTAACGAAGTAGTGAGATCAAACTAGTTTCTATTGAATGTTTTTTCAAGTTAACTTTGTTCAAGAATGCCTTGATATTCGTTATGCTTATTCATACATGTGATGCAGAAATCTGTTCACAGTGTGAACGCTGATATACTGCTGGGATTGGGAAATGTTTCGACCAAAGGGTCAGAATTGACGAGAAGTACTTGGTTTACCAGTGCTCAATCAGTTTGATCAAATGCTTGGGCCCTTTCCTGGCCTTCCTTTTCCACTCTGCGTGCTACTTTGGGTCACAAGGATATAGGAGAAAGCAGTGGGCTTAATCTAAAGTCTGTTAATTGGATAGCTGGGAATTTGCCCGGTTTGGATTCAGCCCGGTTATGGTGCGTTCGAAAAGTAATGCTAGCTTTGTTTCGCTGAATGCTCTAGCACTGCTCTGTGGTAACAATAAATTAAGGTTTAGTGCTGAAATGGTCATAGAGAGGGAGACCATAGATCTAAGAATGGGTGAAGCAGGCACTGCCGAAGCAATTAATTATACTTGTGACACATACAAATGTCATCCTGTTCTGATCCTATCCAATTATCTATTATATGTAGTTATGAGATCGATCATTGAATCTGAGATTTTATCTATTTGTTGTAGTTCATTCAATCTTAAAAAGATGGTTTGAATCAAGTGAATTCCTTATCAacgaaataaaaattaataccaTTATAAACTATGATTTCCTTGTAGCAAATAACCTTGTTTTCCAACATTTAATTTACAAAAGTTGACCATTTTTTCAGGGTTGGATCATCCAGGTCAAACAGatttatttcatcttttttatacAGATTAAACTTGCTTGCTATTGGTCGCTGCTTGATTTTGGTACATCACTCCTGTCAAATTTGTCTATATTTTAGGTGGCTCTTAGGCCCTGGGCCTTGACATTATTGCACACAGTTCCTCCCAACACTGCCGAATACATTTTCCAATCTGTCAAGCCAAGGGAGTTCTTTCTTCTAAATCTGCAATGTGCTTTTCTTCTTAGTTTTGTTGGCATTGCCTATTTCCGATCTACCGTCTCGCCACTGATAAATTTCAGATAATCTTTTCTAGGAGATGCTGGCATTGTTTGCTGCTTAGACTATGAGTTTTCCACCTCATATATTGACAGCTCAAACTAAAGGCTAATTTCAAAAATGGATTTTAATTACTGGGTGGACCTTGAAGATGTAGTCTCTGATGCCTCTCTCTATTTTGATTGTAGCCTTTTCTTCACTTTGGAAACGAATATTTTTTGCCTGTTGAAGGACCTTTTCTTGTTCCATGCCATCCGTTCCATTGTTTTTACAAAAGCAGCCTTTATTTGTTCCCTGGTTGAAAACAAAGTTAGGTTCCATCTTAACTTCCTCTATACGCtccctaaaagaaaaaaagaagtgtGAGAACTCAGATGAAAGATGTTAATTTACCATCAAATTGATGTTGAATGTTTTGTCTGTATTTCTGGAGTGCGCGTACTCATTGCATTTAGTACCGTTCAAcactttttaccttttttttttttaactgatgCCCATATTTATTTGACGATAACTCGGGGGCTTATTAGATTTATAATCGGCGAATTAAGTGAGTGAAAATTTTACGATAAAAACTGAAGCTCAAACCttcatcttaaaaattttaattttccaccACTTTTGCGAACCCTTTTTAACTTATACAAAGTAtgttcaataaatttttatttatagtttttttcaacgagtaatagtatatatatatatatatatatatttatataatttagatatacaaataatatattatcatatgattaagtgttagtataattttaatttaaaatcatctaatcatataataacaaaaatatatatatatataatcatattatgTTTCTACTTACAAAATGGACAATATCAAGTAATCTTAATATGATCCTGCCAGCAAAACTGGGCTAGATCCGGCCCATTGGCAATAGTAAAAGCAACATCCAAGCCTTATTAGTTatcaaaagatttttttgtAGCCAACATCAATCTCATCAAAAGATTTTTAAGCCATTTTCAGAGATGAATATGATAGTGGAGTATGACTTGTTGGTGGAGTAGCTACCGGTGAGGGTGGAGGGGAATTCATTGGCAGAGTAGAAGCCAATGTCGGAGGCAATGAAGTTGATAATGAATTAAATGAATGGTTTTGTTAACAATGGAGATGAACTTGTTGATGGATTGGAATATAGATGGAAATGATGTTGACTTAGGTGAAATGGATTATTGAAGAGGGAGGAGAGTGTATCAATTGTtgagttatttttataattttgaaaaaataataaattaataatttaagggtatattcaatttaaaaaatattttattatccagtataaaatattactataaaaataaattacttcgaaaattatttcatataaattattactatatttgataaaaatttgataaatataaaaaattattatatttgatagaaattaataaaaaatattaaaatattattttatttaaatatctttacatatagttattttaaaatatatttatattacttgttatattaattaaaattatagatattttaatcacaaaaaattaataaataaaaataaaattataataaaatcgaaattattttaataatattttaatatttaaataaaaatagtaatcagattattatttataatatttattaaatcattattaaGGTGGAATAAGATATCAGAagaattaaatgataaattatcaaaagatAATCTTTATTTGCGGAGAATCTTTCTGCCCCTGAGGgtttttattgtaaataaataaagttttaagaCTAAAAGTATGGAAGTCCGTGAATGAGCATTGAAAGATGTAAAAGGTGAATTTGATAACATAAAAGTGCtctgtaaatatttaaatattataaaaaagacTGAAAATGTAAATGTATTCCCAACAAAAGATTCCCACCAATCTGGTGAGTGAACTTTTTTCGTTTCTGATTTTACAAGGCCACATGGCACTGGGCCCAAAAAGGAAAAGGACTCTTTTCTCCCACTGCTAAAAGTTGTTGAGAAAGAAACAATCCAGAGTAGTTGTTGCGTTATCCATCAATTTGCTGGTGTGTCTTTTTCAGGGAGAGCATCATTTTGGACTTGCATGCCAAcgcccatccaactataagccAAATTGCcagaatttttgaattttcaactgTCTCTTGCATTTGTTAGAACATTTTCAGCACCGACAAAATTACCCAAattagttttaagtatttattttgcttttgtaGAAAGTGTTTTGTTCTCAATCTAGTTTAGGCTCTAAGCCCCGATAGTATTTAATGATCCGGTGTAAACACAAAATCTATTGCTCAAATGGACAAACCTGAAATCCAGTTAAAGGGCCTCTTTTTCTTAAATAAGCTGTTGATTTAAGTAGCAATCTGCTTGTTTGTAATGAAATATAGGAGGGATGTATTATAAATCTGCTTGTTAAAACACAAGTAGAAATTGTTTATTTAGACATCCAAAGAAATCTTTACAGGAGAGCATCTTTTATCCCTTTTCTTAAATTGATTAACAAGATCAAACTAAGAATTGGCTTCATGTTTTGAAGAAGCAGTTCTGCTCATTAAACAACAATACTAATAGGGTATTCTTCATCTCCAACAACCAAGAGATGAGTTCCTTCTTCCATCACCATTAACCCATCCTCATTTGCCATGCTAAGGTGCTCACAAGGGTTCAGCTCAAAATCAATTTCAGCTTTTTCTTTGGCATTTAGAATCACGCTTTGGAAGTCAACTAACTGTTTCAAAGgcctcccatttccattctttGCCTGTTTCACGAATAGCAAGACCGGATGCTTGCCTGCCATCTCTCCACAATTTTCCACTCCAACTGTGACTGTGAACTTCTGGGTGTCACAAAATTCAGTGCCCAACTCTGAAACTGACTGGTAAGAAGCAACATCTTGATTCTCTGCCATCTTCAAAGTTGATGTCACATTTAAATAAAGTCTGTTTTGACTGGCACGATGGAACTTATATGAATACTTTGAATAGCTGAGACCATAACcgaattcaaaaattttttcgCCTTTGTAGAATCGGTATGTGCGCCCTGGATAGCCTGAAGTTGAATCAGAACGCATTCTCATGTCCGTCATTGGCACTTTGACAAAATCTTGTGGATACCAAGTCATTGGTAATCTTCCTCCTACAAAGCAATAAATATGCAtctttttaatcacaattataATAGCTTTACATGGTTATGCTCAAATCATGCCAAATTCAGTATTGCTGCTTCTTTAATGCATTCTAAATAAATTCACCTGGGTTGTGGTCACCAAAGATGATTTCAGCAAGCGCTATGCCTCCAACCTCACCAGGATATCCAGCCCACAATATGCTTCCAATATTGTGGTCAGACTTGGCAAAAGATATGTCAACTGGGCCTCCACAAAGAAGCACCAGAACAACTGGTTTCTTTGCAGCTTTTGCAACACTGGTGATGAGCTCTTTTTGCTTCCCTGGGAGCAGCAAGTCCAGACGATCATGGTCCTCGCTCTCTTGTGTTTGGTCTAATCCCATAATCAACACCACATGATCCACTCCTTTTGCGATCTCCACAGCCTTATCAATTGAAGCtgaagaacatgccactgtatcaCAACCGGTGTGAAAAACTGTGTTTTTGACATAGCTTTGCAATCCTTGCAACAGTGTAATTGATCTACATGGAGGACCTGCATAGTTTCCTAGAAGTGTTTGAGCTGAATTGGCATTGGGGCCTATAACAGCAAGGGAGATGGACTTTGATTTTGGCAGTGGGAGGCACTTCCCAGAGTTCTTCAAAAGGACAATACCATCTTGAGCTGCTTGAAGGGCTAGAACCTGGTGAGCAGGAGAGCAGACATTGTCTGCACCAATATTGCCAAAAAGCTGCGTCAGAGGATTACCATTAAAAAGTCCTAACCTCATTCTAACTGAGAAGAGGTTGTGAAGGGCTCTATCTATTTCAGATTCAGGTAGTTTTTTCTGCTGTACAGCTGATTTGGTGTGTTTCAGCAGGTAGTCTCCACAATTGACATCCATGCCTGAAAGAATTGTTTAAGGCAGCAAAAAATGTCAATTAGTTCTACATCAACCAGTAATGTAATTAAGAAGGTCTATTGCAAAAATGTATAAGCTTTACCACTCTAATTTAATACGAAGTCTGGTGAACTAATTATAATTAGTTCATGGGAGAATCTCAATGGACTGGCCTTAATTTTATTCTAGTATTGCTATCTTACACTACCAATTAACACATATAGTGCGATCAATATTAGTTAATTAGAAAGGTAGGATCACAAACTCATTACTTACACTACCAAAAAAAATCTCATGCAGTCTCTCGTTTCTATCAAAAGCATATGAAAATTTCCTGTTTCAATAAAAATGCAATCAGGCATAACTGTTTTACCAGGCATTTTATATTGCAAATAGCAATAGTCAGTCTCAAAGAGTGATGGGCATGGCACGCCACGAATAGTTAAAAAGAGAAGCATTTCTCATCCAACTGATGACAAAAGTCACAAACATAGGTGGTAAATGGTGACATCATTACTCATTGATGAGAAAAAGGCAACAAAGCAATAGTCCAACCATGTAAAGGGAAGGTGACTTGAACAGGCAACTGGAGATCCCATCAATAAATTATAACCCCATAGCCATGACTCTCGCTATCAATGTGAGCTGTTGTCCCAAAATGGACCCTTAATAGGAGGGCCACATAGGATTATAATTGTCCAAATCCATGAGTGAATGAGTAATGATATGCAGAGCCAACAGAGAGACAACCAACATAGACACCAAAGTCTAAGCTACATAGGACATAATCACATGCAACTTTATATAAGATGGGATAAGGTCCCACCATACCAGCTTTAAGCACATCAACAACAGCATCCTCTGGTGATTTTGCATACCCTTGATCATCATGGATAATGGAGACTGCGTCACAGTCCGATGTGATGTACCTGatcatttttcaatatataagaaaaagtGGATTACTTTTATAATACAGATTCCATTTTCCTATGTCACTTTCTTTACCCGTGAAAGCGCCATTGCTTTCTAGCAGTTTTGGACAAGAGATTGTAGTCTGCACAGCTTGGAACTCCATTAACTCTATTATAAGCACACATTATTCCACTGGCTCTACCTTGCTCTATACAGCTTTGGAATGGAGGTTGGTATGTGTCTGCTAAATCTTGAGAAGTCACCTAAACCCACAAAAAAGATTTCCAATTCAAAACGGACACCATTGtgtacaaaaaggaaaaaaaatcaatcaaccaCATTTTCATCTTCTAAAAGCAGTCAATATCCACAGGTATCATTACtctatactcaaattatatcaaaatcaaagtCCATGAAAATAAATGTAAAGCAGATTAAAGCTTTTCACTTCTTCATTATCCAATTTAGTATAAAGTTGgttcattcaaaagaaaaaacagaaattaAACAATGTTCAGGAATCAAAAGGTAACATGATTAAGCTATCAACCAATCTTATCTTTGAAATTATGCCAAGGAAGAATATTTTAATCAAGTCCTAAAAAGGCACAAATTCGGGTACGAAGcaactaaaaaagaaaagccCAACCAAGAAACTTGGTTTTCACTTACACGAGCATCAAAGATGTAGCGAGTGGTGCCCTTCCATCTATCCAAATCATAAGCAGTAAAATGCTTACAACAAGCTGAAGCTTGAAGATGGCCTTTGAGCTTTCCTCCCTCGAATGTATCTCCTTGTAAGCCTCTCACATATGAGACTGCATACTTCCCAGTAACCAATGGATCCTCGCCAGGTGTCTCCTGCCCTCTCCCCCATCTTGGATCcctaaatatattaatatttggtGCCCAAAATGTCATCCCAATAGCTTGCCCAGCATTGTACATTGCTCTAGCTTCAGTTCCAATCGCCTGCATATAGTGTTAAGGACTAATTTTTAGGACAAAGTCGTATACTTTAGCCAAGTTGATTTACAAATTGAAGTAGATGAACTTAAATACTTATGACTTCACCTGACCAATGCGATACCATAAACGTTTATCAAATGAAGCGGCAGTGAGGATGACTTGAGGAAAACTAGTGGCACTCTTAATGCTTCCATTGAAGAGGACGCCCGCGCCTGCCTTTGTTACGCCGTGAAGTGCCTCGGACCACCATTGATAAGCTGGAATACCGAGTCTGGGAATGGCAGGAGCTGAGTTAACGAGTTGCGAGATCTTTTCATCTAATGTCAGCCTGGAGACCAAGTCTCGGGCTCTTTGGCTGACTGGGAGTGTGGTCTGGCAAAATGGGTACGATTGGGCTGCTGAGTCGCAAGAGAATGGAGGCTGAGTTGAATTAACTCggatcagaaatgaaatgaagcAAAGAAAAGATACGAGAGAGAATTTTTGGAGGGTCATCATCCTTCCAACTGTGCTAAAGAATATAGAAGTGAAGTGAAAGTTTAAAGCGAAAAGTCACATTATTAGCAGCTTTGCCAGATTTAGTTTAATGACAGAATTAACCTtcttaaagataatatatttttatatatatttcaagtaggatgataaatattaaatagcTAAAAcattattcccacccaaagtttcaCCTACTAAGTTttacaaactcaaatattcatttatcattcaacttttattaaaattctttgttttgattaaagacaaaattattattttattaataatattaaaaaatatataattttattttctttttcttttttaggttttgaaaactaataattatttttctaacctattttccaagtttaaaaaatgacattttcctcCAATTTTAGAGtttcatacttttcaaaatcTCTCTTTTGTAGTCATCCCCTTAGATTTTGTGAAATTTGGTTTCACCCCCATACACTTTATGGTTTGTTGTCCTTCTTCAAACATCATATCTCTGTCTTTGGTCACCTCTCTACCCAATATCTAAGTGATCGTCAACCCCTCCCTCTCTAGTGGTTTCTCGGCTCAAAAACCTTGCCAAAATTGAGCGAAAGATTCAATTCGATTTCAATGGATTTAATGTCGTTGGCGACCTCTCTTTCAATGGTCAACAATGGCGCAACCATATCCTTCCTTCGATTCATCAAATGGAAGCTGGAGGAGCACCGATTCATTGATGAATCAAAACCCTAAGGACACGGGAGGGAGTCAAACCACATGAATCTCTTAGTCAAAAGCCTTTATAGGCACCAACTCAGTCTTGGATTGGACAATTGGTTGGAAACGAAGGAGAAGATCAGTTGAAGACGAAAGTTATGATGCGCTAGAGTTAGTTCTACAAAACATAAAAGATAGGGTGTGAAATTAtacaattcaaaaatatatacaaaatataaaccTTAGGGTAGGggcaaatttattattttcttaaatttaaaaaaaagataaaattatataatttttaatattatcaaaaaaaaatttaacaaattttttaaaagttaatacaCAAAAGGTTAAAGAATGGgccatattaaatattttgtttagtgTGTCTTTTTCTGTTGGTGGTGGGTAGTTAGCTCAATCAATCATTCATGCAATGTTGTTTTCTTCATAAAGGGTTTCAGCCATACATGGGACTTACAATGTTAAAGTGGTAgttaaattttgatgataaatattaaataaagttgGTTTCTCAACCAACAAAGAAAGTGTTCAAACACTTAACAGTGATCAAcgatatcaaattatatacaaaggGATGTCTCGagtgataaaagataaaattttatttataaaaaattataaattaaaaaaattttgacaatatattaa carries:
- the LOC123203539 gene encoding probable beta-D-xylosidase 7, which codes for MMTLQKFSLVSFLCFISFLIRVNSTQPPFSCDSAAQSYPFCQTTLPVSQRARDLVSRLTLDEKISQLVNSAPAIPRLGIPAYQWWSEALHGVTKAGAGVLFNGSIKSATSFPQVILTAASFDKRLWYRIGQAIGTEARAMYNAGQAIGMTFWAPNINIFRDPRWGRGQETPGEDPLVTGKYAVSYVRGLQGDTFEGGKLKGHLQASACCKHFTAYDLDRWKGTTRYIFDARVTSQDLADTYQPPFQSCIEQGRASGIMCAYNRVNGVPSCADYNLLSKTARKQWRFHGYITSDCDAVSIIHDDQGYAKSPEDAVVDVLKAGMDVNCGDYLLKHTKSAVQQKKLPESEIDRALHNLFSVRMRLGLFNGNPLTQLFGNIGADNVCSPAHQVLALQAAQDGIVLLKNSGKCLPLPKSKSISLAVIGPNANSAQTLLGNYAGPPCRSITLLQGLQSYVKNTVFHTGCDTVACSSASIDKAVEIAKGVDHVVLIMGLDQTQESEDHDRLDLLLPGKQKELITSVAKAAKKPVVLVLLCGGPVDISFAKSDHNIGSILWAGYPGEVGGIALAEIIFGDHNPGGRLPMTWYPQDFVKVPMTDMRMRSDSTSGYPGRTYRFYKGEKIFEFGYGLSYSKYSYKFHRASQNRLYLNVTSTLKMAENQDVASYQSVSELGTEFCDTQKFTVTVGVENCGEMAGKHPVLLFVKQAKNGNGRPLKQLVDFQSVILNAKEKAEIDFELNPCEHLSMANEDGLMVMEEGTHLLVVGDEEYPISIVV